A genomic stretch from Desulfurococcaceae archaeon MEX13E-LK6-19 includes:
- a CDS encoding metallophosphoesterase yields MGITLLATSDIHSPRYLDIYLKLLKTVDWSKIDVIVWAGDLVEKNNISALKPAYEKTLSLSQGKPIVAVFGNEEYHEYEEEYMRRYEQVIWLKDNYVILEIKGSKIGFIGTRGALEKPTLWQSKNMPWLSKYYEELPAKIKELATKIRSEVDYLVLVSHYGVTYRNLRGEKPYVWPYLASKRMEKIITPDLFDAVIHGHAHNARVEKVLVNNVPVYNVSLPAFNKLFEIVIGGKKGLLQWLG; encoded by the coding sequence ATGGGAATAACTCTTCTAGCAACATCTGATATACATAGTCCTAGATATTTAGACATATACTTGAAGTTGCTAAAAACTGTTGACTGGAGTAAAATTGATGTGATCGTGTGGGCTGGAGATCTTGTTGAAAAGAATAATATATCCGCTCTCAAGCCTGCTTATGAGAAAACACTTAGTCTCTCTCAAGGGAAACCTATAGTGGCTGTTTTTGGTAACGAGGAATACCATGAATACGAGGAAGAGTATATGAGAAGATATGAGCAAGTTATATGGCTTAAAGACAACTATGTTATCCTCGAGATAAAGGGCTCTAAAATAGGATTTATCGGGACAAGAGGCGCTTTGGAGAAACCAACTTTGTGGCAATCAAAAAACATGCCCTGGCTTAGTAAATACTATGAAGAACTCCCAGCTAAAATAAAGGAGTTAGCCACGAAGATCAGGAGTGAAGTGGATTACCTGGTTTTAGTATCACATTATGGTGTAACATACAGGAATCTTCGTGGAGAAAAACCTTATGTATGGCCTTATCTTGCGTCAAAGAGAATGGAGAAAATTATTACGCCAGACTTGTTTGATGCAGTAATCCATGGACATGCCCATAATGCTAGGGTGGAGAAGGTGTTGGTGAACAATGTACCAGTATACAATGTTAGTTTACCGGCGTTCAATAAATTATTTGAAATAGTTATTGGCGGGAAGAAGGGATTACTACAATGGCTTGGATGA
- a CDS encoding radical SAM protein — protein sequence MSVDPVDIYSLVLYRPDAIRIWEDPDVREKLDWYLRVMRNEAPAKYRIVKRIEVSENPYEIQDINELWRLHDKYAAVFKKVFREIKEGGSSLDELPLPEYSLLDIKIAIANKMVEACCFCERRCGINRREGKIGSCRVDATTIVHTYFLHMGEESVLVPSGTIFYGGCNFHCVFCQNWDISQEHPTHGIKVDAKTLARIQEELRKAGARNVNHVGGDPTPNIHTIIESMKYMDVNVPQLWNSNMYLTVESLKLIKDLMDIWLPDFKYGNNKCGEKLSLVKNYFDIVTRNLKIIHDEGEEIIIRHLVLPNHIECCTRKVLEYIGKHLPRVLVNIMDQYRPEYLVARNPKNYPDIARRPTWKEIREAFNIAREYGLTKCVEDLCFKP from the coding sequence TTGTCGGTGGATCCCGTGGACATTTATTCTCTAGTACTCTATAGACCCGATGCCATAAGGATTTGGGAGGACCCGGATGTCAGGGAGAAACTAGACTGGTACCTACGCGTTATGAGGAACGAGGCTCCAGCGAAATATAGGATCGTTAAGAGGATTGAGGTTAGCGAGAATCCATATGAGATACAGGATATTAACGAGCTGTGGAGACTCCATGACAAGTACGCGGCTGTCTTCAAGAAAGTATTCAGAGAGATCAAGGAGGGCGGGTCTAGTCTCGACGAACTACCTCTTCCCGAGTACAGTCTACTTGATATAAAGATCGCTATAGCCAATAAGATGGTTGAGGCTTGTTGTTTCTGTGAACGGAGATGCGGTATAAACAGGCGTGAAGGCAAGATAGGTTCTTGTAGAGTAGATGCTACCACGATTGTCCACACGTATTTTCTACACATGGGCGAGGAGTCCGTCCTGGTACCATCCGGGACGATATTCTATGGTGGATGTAACTTCCATTGCGTGTTCTGCCAGAACTGGGATATAAGCCAGGAACACCCTACCCATGGGATCAAAGTTGATGCCAAGACACTGGCTAGGATCCAAGAGGAATTGAGGAAAGCCGGTGCTAGGAACGTGAACCATGTTGGAGGCGATCCAACGCCTAACATACACACTATTATTGAGAGCATGAAGTATATGGACGTAAACGTTCCGCAACTATGGAATAGCAACATGTATCTTACCGTCGAGTCGTTGAAGCTTATCAAAGACCTCATGGATATATGGCTCCCCGACTTCAAGTACGGCAACAACAAGTGTGGAGAAAAACTGTCTCTCGTGAAAAACTACTTTGATATAGTTACACGTAACTTGAAGATAATACATGACGAAGGAGAAGAAATCATAATACGCCACCTAGTGTTGCCAAACCACATAGAGTGTTGTACTAGGAAAGTACTAGAGTATATTGGTAAACACCTGCCTAGAGTTCTAGTAAACATAATGGACCAGTATAGACCAGAATACCTTGTAGCTAGAAACCCGAAGAACTACCCAGATATAGCTAGAAGACCTACATGGAAAGAGATTAGAGAAGCATTCAATATAGCTAGAGAATATGGTTTAACAAAATGTGTTGAAGACCTGTGCTTCAAACCATGA
- the maf gene encoding septum formation protein Maf, which translates to MKKLVLATKSKRRIELLRAIGADFIVVEPRGVVEVYDGDPREVVLENARRKAYSVVDLVPRDSVIVAADTIIAIDDGRVIGKPPSVNEQVAILKRLRGRWHRVLTGVFIIDMSEKTVDYFVEETRVKMRYFTDKELELYAASLEGLGKAGGYAIQGLGSLLIEKIDGDYYNVVGLPLARLHVYLLKHGINILESGVMKRVVGGSRGHLFSSTL; encoded by the coding sequence GTGAAGAAACTAGTGCTTGCAACGAAGAGTAAGCGTAGGATAGAGTTACTTAGAGCTATTGGAGCCGACTTTATTGTTGTTGAGCCACGCGGTGTAGTGGAGGTTTATGATGGTGATCCTAGGGAGGTTGTTCTCGAGAATGCTAGGAGAAAAGCATACAGTGTAGTCGATCTAGTGCCTAGGGACTCCGTAATTGTTGCTGCCGACACCATTATAGCTATAGATGATGGTAGGGTTATCGGAAAGCCTCCTAGTGTTAATGAACAAGTTGCTATACTGAAGAGGCTTCGTGGCCGATGGCATCGTGTTTTGACCGGGGTATTCATAATAGATATGAGCGAGAAAACAGTAGATTATTTTGTTGAGGAGACACGTGTGAAAATGAGGTACTTTACTGATAAAGAACTAGAACTCTATGCTGCGAGTCTTGAGGGTCTCGGGAAAGCTGGTGGCTATGCAATCCAGGGTCTAGGATCCCTATTGATCGAGAAGATTGACGGTGATTACTACAACGTTGTCGGACTACCTCTAGCCAGACTACATGTCTACCTGCTTAAACACGGCATAAACATTCTCGAATCAGGGGTGATGAAGAGAGTTGTCGGTGGATCCCGTGGACATTTATTCTCTAGTACTCTATAG
- a CDS encoding threonine synthase → MSCSSEYNLYEKRVLCSCNGLLQVEFKKLPEVSWSLFRSRPFRLWRYRELIPLPQEAKIVSLGEGGTPLIKAVNSMEYTGVKEVYVKFDGANPTGSFKDRGMTVAISVAKYLGAKIVACASTGNTSASMTAYASRAGIKPLIVLPKKSVAKGKLAQAILHGAEIVFVKGGFDEALKVIIEASKKMLVYPLNSINPWRIEGQKTVAYEIIDEIGVPDWIILPVGNAGNISAVWKGLVELKRAGLIDKLPRLAGVQASGAAPIVKTFKTGSSEPVFIDNPETIASAIRIGKPVNWMRALKAVKESNGVVIDVSDEEILEAQRILARREGLGVEPASAAAFAGLVKLRREKIIDKDEKVVVIATGHALKDPDAAVLHDTIAYEAESIEEALAMIRRISINNYRR, encoded by the coding sequence ATCTCTTGTTCTTCCGAGTATAATCTGTATGAAAAAAGAGTACTATGTTCTTGTAATGGATTACTTCAAGTAGAATTCAAGAAGCTGCCAGAGGTATCATGGAGTCTATTTAGAAGTAGACCATTCAGGCTGTGGAGGTATAGAGAACTAATACCGTTGCCCCAAGAAGCGAAAATAGTGTCTCTTGGCGAAGGAGGCACTCCTTTAATCAAGGCTGTCAATTCTATGGAGTATACTGGTGTTAAAGAAGTCTATGTAAAATTCGATGGAGCTAACCCAACTGGTAGTTTTAAGGATCGTGGAATGACTGTAGCTATTAGTGTGGCAAAGTACTTGGGGGCGAAAATAGTCGCATGTGCTTCCACAGGCAATACCTCGGCCTCAATGACGGCCTACGCTTCTAGAGCAGGAATAAAGCCATTGATAGTTTTGCCGAAGAAAAGTGTCGCCAAAGGGAAACTAGCGCAAGCAATTCTCCATGGAGCTGAAATAGTTTTCGTTAAAGGAGGATTTGATGAAGCATTGAAAGTAATTATTGAGGCATCAAAGAAAATGCTTGTCTACCCATTAAACTCTATTAATCCATGGAGAATTGAGGGGCAGAAGACTGTAGCCTACGAAATTATTGATGAAATAGGTGTTCCCGACTGGATTATCTTGCCAGTAGGTAATGCAGGGAATATATCTGCTGTATGGAAAGGCCTTGTAGAACTCAAGAGAGCAGGATTGATAGACAAGTTACCGAGATTAGCCGGGGTGCAGGCATCTGGTGCAGCACCCATAGTAAAGACCTTCAAGACAGGTTCCAGTGAACCAGTTTTCATTGACAACCCAGAGACCATTGCTTCAGCGATCAGGATAGGAAAACCTGTAAACTGGATGCGGGCACTAAAAGCCGTCAAGGAGAGTAATGGTGTTGTTATAGATGTTAGTGATGAGGAAATCCTTGAGGCGCAGAGGATTCTTGCAAGAAGAGAAGGACTAGGAGTAGAACCAGCTAGTGCGGCAGCATTCGCCGGTCTTGTCAAGCTTAGGAGAGAGAAGATAATTGATAAAGATGAAAAAGTAGTTGTTATTGCAACGGGTCATGCACTAAAAGATCCCGATGCAGCTGTTCTCCACGATACCATAGCTTACGAAGCTGAAAGCATTGAAGAAGCCTTGGCTATGATACGTAGAATTTCCATAAACAATTACCGTAGGTGA
- a CDS encoding PHP domain-containing protein encodes MHIHTTVSDGRASPYEVVLTAIEKELGIIAITDHNSFRGGILAQEYAKKYQHEIIVIIGNEVRTVHGDVLVYCSSPKNIPNIPSSLQELIDKAHENNCLVVPAHPFDSLRLGIGDLVYELKGWDAIEVFNASANRGANKKAEEAARILGLPGLASSDAHIPEYIGTAYTIIEIDDYSPEGVLEAIRKNKVTPVKRYPPFKYFVKRVLWTIERKTVRALLYGHHDYSEA; translated from the coding sequence ATGCATATTCATACAACTGTAAGTGACGGTAGAGCTAGTCCCTACGAAGTAGTCTTAACCGCCATCGAGAAAGAACTCGGCATAATAGCTATAACAGACCACAATAGTTTTCGCGGAGGCATACTTGCACAAGAGTACGCCAAGAAATATCAACACGAGATCATCGTCATTATTGGGAATGAAGTTCGGACAGTTCATGGAGACGTACTTGTATACTGTAGTAGCCCAAAGAACATACCCAACATACCGAGTTCGCTTCAGGAGCTCATAGACAAAGCACATGAGAATAACTGTCTTGTTGTCCCAGCACATCCATTCGACTCACTTAGGCTAGGCATAGGTGATTTGGTATATGAGTTGAAGGGATGGGATGCTATAGAAGTATTTAATGCATCAGCTAATCGTGGCGCTAACAAGAAAGCAGAAGAGGCTGCCAGAATACTCGGACTCCCAGGCTTGGCTTCATCTGATGCACATATACCGGAGTATATTGGGACAGCATACACCATTATTGAAATAGACGACTACAGCCCTGAGGGTGTCTTGGAGGCTATTAGGAAAAACAAGGTAACGCCTGTTAAGAGGTATCCCCCTTTTAAGTATTTTGTAAAAAGAGTCCTATGGACTATAGAGAGGAAAACTGTCAGAGCACTACTTTACGGGCACCACGATTACTCCGAGGCCTAG
- a CDS encoding valine--tRNA ligase, which translates to MESSRFSSRIKEKRWDHNLEPELYKQWEEEGLHKFTFDPSDEREIIVIDTPPPYASGKWHVGGAAHYAQIDMIARYFKMKGYNVLVPFYADRNGLPVEVQVEKAYGINPHEIASTPEGREKFLELCKKFLDKAEEEIVKVWKRLGCGFDYWRNGTDSPEYRKITQETFIELYKRGLIYEAERPVNWCPRCRTTLADAELEYKDKEGYLCYIKFLVKETGKEVIVATTRPELLRACKALVFHPEDDRYKDLKGKHAIVPLYEHEVPIMTHQEVDREFGTGLVMVCSYGDKVDVKMFRDLGLEPLVIVDKDGRMKSEAGPIAGLPVDEARKKIIELLEEKGLIVKKEKIVHSVPICWRCKTPVQIINTREWFLKQLEYKDKIKEIAYKIDFKPEMHRRKLIDWIESITADWPISRDRYYATEVPVWRCSECGAVLLPEPGKYYRPWKDEPPWDKCPKCGAPKEKLVGEKKVFDTWFDSSISVLYASGYKRNPELFKRGFKNALRPQGEDIIRTWLYYTLLRVYQLTGQPAFRWVRITGMGLDEKGEAMHKSKGNIIDPDPYLEKYGADAFRFWAAGASKLGYDYRFSEQMIKTGRLFATKLWNIARFISAFPEPKKEEVKLRPLDKALLAKLARVIEKIDKAYSELDVYEPINEIYQFTWNIFASHYLELVKSRAYNREGKYSSEEQKAAWYTLYTTLNTILRALAPIMPFVTDAIYRRLYGRTVHRERFPEPEKEWLEWSPDLLEKVVEVNSLIWTYKKNKGLKLSEPLDATVYVPRELEGVVDEIKDLHKIRDVRVYDKEKPEGEELGLGVIVVPVK; encoded by the coding sequence ATGGAGTCCAGTAGGTTTAGTAGCAGAATCAAGGAGAAACGATGGGATCACAATCTTGAGCCCGAGCTCTATAAACAGTGGGAGGAAGAGGGGCTGCATAAATTTACTTTCGACCCAAGCGATGAGAGAGAAATTATTGTAATAGATACTCCTCCACCATATGCTAGCGGTAAATGGCATGTTGGCGGCGCGGCTCATTACGCACAAATAGATATGATTGCTAGATACTTTAAGATGAAAGGATATAATGTACTGGTTCCATTCTATGCTGACAGGAATGGTCTTCCTGTTGAAGTACAGGTTGAGAAAGCCTATGGTATAAACCCGCATGAAATAGCATCTACCCCTGAGGGTAGAGAAAAGTTTCTCGAGCTCTGTAAGAAATTCCTTGATAAAGCTGAAGAAGAGATCGTGAAGGTATGGAAGAGGCTCGGATGTGGCTTCGACTACTGGAGGAATGGCACCGATAGCCCAGAGTACAGGAAGATCACCCAGGAGACATTCATAGAGTTGTATAAACGCGGTTTGATCTATGAGGCCGAGAGACCTGTAAACTGGTGTCCTAGATGCAGGACAACACTTGCTGACGCTGAACTAGAGTATAAAGACAAAGAAGGTTATCTATGCTACATCAAATTCCTAGTAAAAGAAACTGGTAAAGAAGTCATTGTGGCTACAACACGTCCAGAACTACTCAGGGCTTGTAAAGCACTTGTATTTCATCCTGAAGACGATAGATACAAGGATCTAAAAGGCAAACACGCTATAGTACCATTGTACGAACACGAAGTACCCATAATGACTCACCAGGAAGTAGACAGGGAATTCGGTACAGGCCTCGTCATGGTATGTAGTTATGGAGACAAAGTAGACGTGAAAATGTTCCGTGACCTCGGGCTAGAGCCTCTCGTCATAGTGGATAAAGATGGTAGAATGAAGAGTGAAGCAGGGCCTATAGCTGGATTGCCTGTTGACGAGGCTAGAAAGAAGATCATAGAGTTGCTTGAAGAAAAAGGGCTTATAGTCAAGAAGGAAAAGATCGTTCACTCAGTTCCTATTTGTTGGAGATGTAAAACACCCGTACAAATAATCAATACACGCGAATGGTTCCTTAAACAACTAGAGTACAAAGACAAGATAAAAGAAATTGCCTATAAGATCGATTTTAAGCCTGAGATGCATCGCAGAAAACTAATCGACTGGATCGAGAGTATAACAGCCGATTGGCCAATAAGTAGAGACAGGTATTATGCGACAGAAGTACCGGTATGGCGTTGTAGTGAATGTGGAGCAGTCCTTCTCCCGGAGCCAGGAAAATACTATAGGCCATGGAAAGACGAGCCCCCATGGGACAAGTGCCCCAAGTGTGGTGCTCCAAAAGAAAAACTTGTTGGCGAGAAGAAAGTCTTCGATACATGGTTTGACAGCAGTATATCAGTACTCTATGCCTCCGGCTACAAGAGAAACCCAGAGCTGTTCAAGAGAGGATTCAAGAACGCGTTACGTCCACAAGGCGAGGACATCATAAGAACATGGCTTTACTACACGTTGCTCAGAGTATACCAACTAACAGGACAACCAGCCTTCAGATGGGTAAGAATTACTGGTATGGGGCTTGACGAGAAAGGTGAGGCGATGCATAAGAGTAAAGGCAATATCATAGACCCAGATCCCTATCTCGAGAAATATGGTGCAGATGCATTCAGGTTCTGGGCTGCTGGAGCAAGCAAGCTGGGTTACGACTACAGGTTCAGTGAGCAAATGATCAAGACAGGTAGGTTGTTTGCAACAAAACTATGGAACATAGCGAGATTCATATCAGCTTTCCCTGAACCGAAGAAAGAAGAGGTAAAGCTACGTCCTCTAGACAAGGCTCTCCTAGCGAAACTCGCTAGAGTAATCGAGAAGATAGATAAAGCTTATAGTGAACTCGATGTATACGAGCCTATTAACGAGATCTACCAGTTTACATGGAATATATTCGCTAGTCATTACCTGGAGCTCGTTAAATCACGTGCATACAATAGGGAGGGCAAGTATAGTAGTGAAGAACAGAAAGCAGCATGGTATACACTTTACACAACACTCAACACAATACTACGTGCTCTAGCACCAATAATGCCCTTCGTCACCGACGCCATCTATAGGAGACTCTATGGTAGAACAGTGCATAGAGAAAGATTCCCAGAACCCGAGAAAGAATGGCTTGAGTGGAGTCCTGATCTCCTTGAAAAAGTTGTTGAAGTAAACTCCCTCATATGGACTTACAAGAAGAACAAGGGATTAAAGCTAAGTGAGCCTCTTGACGCCACTGTGTATGTCCCTAGGGAACTCGAGGGAGTGGTTGACGAGATCAAGGATCTCCACAAGATAAGAGATGTACGTGTATATGATAAAGAGAAACCAGAAGGCGAAGAACTAGGCCTCGGAGTAATCGTGGTGCCCGTAAAGTAG
- a CDS encoding flavin reductase family protein, with translation MAYKEIDPTSYYVFHPRPAYLIVTKKPSGGYNVMAVSWATPVSEEPPLVLIAVSREAYTNQLIRETKEFTINIMGVEHADIVYKAGTVSGKTVDKWEMLGLKPLDPIKITTPGIDGAYGIVECTLEKIVEAGESTLFIGRVEAVRVREDIYTRYGWDLKKAGILLHQSGRAFTIPGRMVFAKKT, from the coding sequence ATGGCATACAAAGAAATTGATCCAACAAGCTACTATGTATTCCACCCGAGGCCAGCATACCTTATAGTAACGAAGAAGCCTAGTGGAGGATACAACGTGATGGCTGTTTCTTGGGCAACACCGGTAAGCGAGGAGCCACCACTAGTACTCATAGCAGTTAGTAGAGAAGCCTACACAAACCAGCTTATACGTGAAACAAAAGAGTTCACAATAAACATTATGGGCGTAGAACACGCCGATATTGTCTACAAGGCAGGCACGGTCTCAGGGAAAACTGTTGATAAATGGGAAATGCTTGGGCTAAAACCACTAGATCCAATAAAAATCACGACACCAGGTATAGACGGAGCATACGGCATCGTTGAGTGTACTCTAGAGAAAATCGTTGAAGCAGGAGAATCAACACTATTCATAGGACGCGTAGAGGCAGTGAGAGTTAGAGAAGACATATACACTAGGTATGGATGGGACCTCAAGAAAGCAGGCATACTACTACACCAAAGTGGGAGAGCATTCACTATACCAGGAAGGATGGTCTTTGCGAAAAAGACATAG
- a CDS encoding rhomboid family intramembrane serine protease → MLPVAKTTEDVMYGRFPVATILLILINVVVHIVVVFHPNYILPYAISASDIYRELGVVPIAIVRGEKLWTLFTSMFLHGDFYHLLGNMLFLYFFGGAVENAMGSKRFLLFYFISGLFAHYVNILVIYFIPQEYLLTNYGFSPWTVPAIGASGAISGVMGAYLIYYPRTKLSLVYFIAIIPLFVTLPAWAYIGLWFLTQLILGILVLVGLTYSSIAFWAHIGGFMAGVVLAPFFLSPRVKAMIRTRRVIEKYELIIPPEHKEAIIEEAGEEAQ, encoded by the coding sequence ATGCTTCCTGTTGCAAAGACTACTGAAGATGTAATGTACGGCAGGTTCCCTGTTGCAACAATATTACTTATATTGATTAATGTTGTTGTCCACATAGTAGTTGTTTTCCATCCAAACTATATTCTTCCATATGCTATATCGGCTAGTGATATATACAGAGAGCTGGGTGTTGTGCCGATAGCTATTGTTAGAGGAGAAAAACTATGGACGTTGTTTACATCAATGTTTCTCCACGGTGATTTCTATCATTTGCTTGGAAACATGCTTTTCCTCTACTTCTTCGGTGGAGCAGTTGAGAATGCGATGGGTAGTAAGCGGTTCCTATTATTCTACTTTATATCAGGTCTCTTCGCGCATTATGTGAATATTCTTGTAATATACTTTATTCCTCAGGAATACTTGTTGACAAACTATGGTTTCTCGCCATGGACTGTGCCGGCGATAGGGGCTTCGGGCGCTATAAGTGGTGTCATGGGGGCGTATCTCATATACTATCCTAGAACAAAGCTTAGTCTAGTGTACTTTATAGCAATAATACCATTGTTTGTGACTCTTCCAGCCTGGGCTTATATTGGCTTATGGTTCCTGACACAATTGATACTCGGAATACTTGTCCTCGTAGGACTAACCTACTCCAGTATAGCATTCTGGGCCCATATAGGAGGCTTCATGGCAGGCGTTGTACTTGCCCCGTTTTTCTTGAGCCCACGTGTAAAAGCAATGATTAGAACCAGGAGAGTTATCGAGAAATACGAGCTGATCATACCCCCAGAGCATAAAGAAGCAATTATAGAAGAAGCTGGTGAAGAAGCTCAGTAA
- a CDS encoding DUF1614 domain-containing protein has product MDIVFERKKLGSAEIIVCLMILLSSTINYSVLGFELWDSLAISIAYTMSIVFGSMYVVKTSKLNKLAVNIGGFVAPLIYSLSTLFIIHVATCIEVYKTIILLIVLSIIFYYTSIHIVGYGIGLSVIPTSLLISSSTIIVFHNIGNPLVCIPLSSSIGYLSIIIGVDVIKTIHVSLKRKIEFILGGAGVSDIVVITGSLTPIITLLLIEITFML; this is encoded by the coding sequence GTGGATATTGTGTTTGAGAGAAAGAAACTTGGTTCGGCTGAGATTATAGTATGCTTGATGATATTGTTGTCGTCAACAATAAACTATAGTGTACTCGGTTTTGAGCTATGGGATTCACTAGCGATCTCTATAGCTTACACTATGAGTATAGTATTTGGGTCAATGTATGTTGTGAAAACAAGTAAACTAAATAAACTGGCGGTGAATATAGGTGGTTTCGTAGCCCCTCTTATATATTCTCTAAGTACGCTTTTCATTATCCATGTTGCCACATGTATAGAAGTGTACAAGACCATTATTTTGCTTATAGTGTTGTCCATAATATTCTATTACACGTCAATACACATAGTAGGCTACGGTATTGGGTTATCGGTTATTCCAACATCACTCCTTATATCTAGTTCAACCATAATAGTCTTTCATAACATAGGCAATCCACTAGTATGCATTCCTTTGAGTTCTTCAATAGGATACCTCAGTATAATAATTGGGGTAGATGTAATCAAAACCATACATGTCAGTCTGAAAAGAAAAATAGAGTTCATACTGGGAGGCGCAGGAGTAAGCGACATCGTGGTGATCACAGGCTCGCTTACACCAATAATAACACTCCTTCTCATAGAGATCACGTTTATGTTATAG
- a CDS encoding 4Fe-4S binding protein, translating into MVNIIVDENKCDLCGLCVEYCPAYVFRIEDKKLVVESSRCKECYGCIPLCPQRAITIVDEDP; encoded by the coding sequence TTGGTTAATATTATTGTTGATGAGAATAAATGTGATTTATGTGGTTTATGCGTAGAGTATTGTCCAGCTTACGTATTCCGGATAGAAGATAAGAAACTTGTTGTCGAGAGCAGTCGATGTAAAGAATGCTATGGATGTATTCCATTGTGTCCCCAAAGAGCAATAACAATAGTTGATGAAGATCCTTAA